The Pan troglodytes isolate AG18354 chromosome 8, NHGRI_mPanTro3-v2.0_pri, whole genome shotgun sequence genome window below encodes:
- the LOC735900 gene encoding small ribosomal subunit protein bS21m-like, producing the protein MARHLKFIARTVMAQEGNMESAHRTLNRILTMDGLIEDIRRRWYCEKPCHRRQRESYERCQRIYSMEMARKINFLM; encoded by the coding sequence ATGGCCAGACATCTGAAGTTCATCGCCAGGACTGTGATGGCACAGGAAGGGAATATGGAAAGCGCACACAGGACCCTAAACAGAATCCTAACTATGGATGGGCTCATTGAGGACATTAGGCGTCGGTGGTATTGTGAGAAGCCATGCCACCGGCGGCAGAGGGAAAGCTATGAGAGGTGCCAGCGGATCTATAGCATGGAAATGGCTCGCAAGATCAACTTCTTGATGTAA